A genomic window from Elaeis guineensis isolate ETL-2024a chromosome 3, EG11, whole genome shotgun sequence includes:
- the LOC105040930 gene encoding uncharacterized protein isoform X5 produces the protein MAASLLHLPSPSLSLRRVAGYLALLTICLLKRRLDNNMPISYANSGDSLAVFPRRIEFDSDIIARPGLLCFSAKGFLKLRYALEEDYLSCSPENLPSSKMLDKSNADMDDMEDFERQIQDFFIEVRTKLEMGNKEDAVDLLQANYEVVKEQIDEGAKGVEQAAILDVIALGYTGVGNLKVVEHLLDMLNNIVCALRDDNPLVDSILIHMGSMFTTLGKFEDAILVYQRGLKILEREFGNNSPFLITPLMGMAKVFRSIGKVTKAITIYHRAVDILEKNRGAKSEELVIPLFALGNLFISEGKATDAETCFSRILGIYKKIYGEDDGRSGMAMCSLAHALCANGSVQEAIHTYKRGLQVVRDSEFMNLDDDVLEKMMIDLAELLHVTGREQEGRELLEECLLITERYKGMEHPSSVTHVLNLATSHSRSKNFVEAERLLRTCLHIMSKTAGPTDRSITVPMLHLAVTLYHLKRDEEAESLATEVLHIRENAYGKESLPVKPLIA, from the exons ATGGCCGCTTCTCTCCTCCATCTCCCGTCCCCTTCTCTCTCGCTACGGAG AGTGGCTGGGTACCTCGCACTGCTCACAATCTGTTTGTTGAAACGTCGACTTGACAACAATATGCCAATCTCTTATGCAAACTCTGGTGACAGTCTTGCAGTTTTTCCACGAAGAATTGAGTTCGATTCCGACATCATTGCGAGGCCTGGATTGCTGTGCTTTTCTGCGAAAGGGTTCTTGAAGCTACGCTATGCTCTAGAAGAAGATTATCTTTCTTGCAGTCCGGAGAATTTGCCGAG TTCAAAGATGCTTGATAAATCAAACGCTGATATGGATGATATGGAGGACTTTGAGAGACAGATTCAAGATttctttattgaagtcagaacCAAGCTTGAAATGGGAAATAAAGAGGATGCCGTAGACTTACTTCAAGCAAATTATGAAGTGGTCAAGGAGCAGATCGATGAAGGTGCTAAAGGTGTAGAGCAAGCTGCTATTCTAGATGTTATAGCTTTGGGATACACGGGTGTAGGCAACCTTAAGGTTGTTGAGCATCTACTTGATATG TTGAACAACATAGTCTGTGCTCTGCGTGATGACAATCCACTAGTGGATTCAATACTAATACATATGGGAAGTATGTTCACAACTTTGGGGAAGTTTGAGGATGCTATTCTTGTATACCAAAGAGGTCTCAAAATTCTTGAGAGAGAGTTTG GAAACAACAGTCCTTTCCTTATAACACCACTTATGGGGATGGCAAAAGTCTTTAGGTCAATTGGAAAGGTCACTAAAGCCATAACAATTTATCACCGGGCTGTTGATATTTTGGAGAAGAACAGAGGAGCAAAAAGCGAGGAGCTTGTGATACCTTTATTTGCCCTTGGCAATCTTTTTATCAGTGAAGGAAAGGCAACAGATGCTGAAACTTGCTTTAGCAG GATTTTaggcatatataaaaaaatatatggagAAGATGATGGGAGGAGTGGAATGGCTATGTGTTCTTTGGCACATGCTCTTTGTGCAAACG GAAGCGTGCAGGAGGCTATTCATACATATAAAAGAGGTCTTCAAGTTGTAAGGGATTCTGAGTTTATGAATTTAGATGATGATGTTCTGGAAAAAATGATGATTGATTTGGCAGAGTTGCTCCATGTTACCGGAAG GGAACAGGAGGGCAGAGAGCTACTTGAGGAATGTTTGCTGATCACTGAAAGGTACAAAGGGATGGAGCATCCTAGTTCAGTGACTCACGTACTGAATCTTGCGACCTCGCATTCTCGTTCAAAaaattttgttgaggcagagcgCTTGCTAAGGACATGTTTGCATATCATGTCCAAAACAGCGGGCCCAACTGATCGGTCCATCACGGTCCCAATGTTACACCTGGCAGTTACATTATACCATTTAAAACGAGATGAAGAAGCTG
- the LOC105040932 gene encoding RNA-binding KH domain-containing protein RCF3, protein MERSRSKRSYHYEHDSNSQSPPHRSKPRYDGGHHRRGNHHRRGGDRRAPPPPPPPPPPPVPGAAALASSSSASSPKIQDGAGPPSAVTTFFRILCPDSKVGGVIGKSGSIIKNFRQQTGAWINVHQLVLGDDERIIETADNRRREPDGRPPQYSPAQEALLLIHERIVDAEFEYSGGGDEEDEYSAGGSGGGGGGWGGGGGERRRDRGRVTTRLVVPRTHVGCLLGRGGKIIEQMRIETKTHIRILPRDQYTPQCVSTSEEVVQVVGEGNCVKKAVATISSRLKESLHRDRGAFRGRLHSPDHYITPDDEFANSTQHALTVEESDLGSRSSVGQNRARINSYSSEPSGYAFDSDGNTLNDHSQSLSYEDLVFRILCPNDKVESVMEAPNGIIEMLRADIGVDVQVTDPVPGSDERIIIITSEEGPDDDLFPAQEALLHIQTHIVDLGPDKDNIITTRLLVPATEIACLEGKDGSLSDIQRFTNANVQILPKEDLPPCALEADELVQIVGEIRAARNALVHVTAKLRSYLYRDISGPKDMLPPSIAAPSHVGSIGGHESGSPIKASTRETYLGSDPPIAMYQNMHTATTAWQPKDTGGCASGSFEQEESNVNDEGRQSGVKRLSVPLITRSTLEVIIPRHAVPSLILRSGSKLAQISEMSGATVTLIEDKSELAEKVVQISGSPEQAERAQSLLQGFILSTQDDIPSS, encoded by the exons ATGGAAAGATCGAGGTCGAAGAGGAGCTACCATTACGAACACGACTCCAACTCCCAAAGCCCTCCCCACCGCTCCAAGCCCCGCTACGATGGCGGCCACCACCGCCGCGGAAACCACCACCGCCGGGGCGGCGACCGCCGGGCCCCGCCCCCTCCGCCTCCCCCTCCCCCGCCACCGGTGCCGGGGGCGGCGGCGCTGGCCTCCTCATCCTCTGCCTCCTCCCCCAAGATCCAGGACGGCGCGGGGCCACCCAGCGCGGTTACCACCTTTTTCCGCATTCTGTGCCCCGACTCGAAGGTCGGCGGCGTGATCGGCAAGTCCGGGAGCATCATCAAGAACTTCCGTCAGCAGACCGGCGCGTGGATCAACGTCCACCAGCTGGTCCTCGGTGACGACGAGCGGATCATCGAGACGGCGGACAACCGCCGCCGGGAGCCCGACGGCCGGCCCCCGCAGTACTCCCCAGCCCAGGAGGCCCTGCTGCTGATCCACGAGCGGATCGTGGATGCAGAGTTCGAGTATAGCGGCGGCGGGGACGAGGAGGACGAGTATAGCGCGGGCGGCAGTGGTGGAGGCGGAGGAGGGTGGGGcggtggaggaggagagaggcgaAGGGATAGGGGACGGGTAACGACGAGGCTGGTGGTGCCGAGGACACACGTCGGGTGCTTGCTTGGGAGGGGAGGGAAGATCATTGAGCAGATGAGGATCGAGACCAAAACCCACATCCGAATCTTGCCGCGGGATCAGTACACTCCTCAGTGTGTCTCGACTTCAGAAGAAGTCGTTCAG GTTGTTGGAGAAGGTAATTGTGTGAAGAAAGCTGTTGCAACCATCTCATCTCGTTTAAAGGAGAGCTTGCATCGTGATCGTGGAGCTTTTCGTGGGCGATTGCATTCACCAGACCATTACATTACCCCTGATGATGAGTTTGCCAACAGTACGCAACATGCATTGACAGTGGAAGAATCTGATTTGGGGTCACGATCTTCTGTGGGACAAAATAGAGCTAGAATCAATTCTTATAGTTCAGAACCATCTGGATATGCATTTGATTCTGATGGAAATACTCTGAATGACCACTCACAGTCATTATCCTATGAGGACCTTGTGTTTCGAATTCTTTGCCCCAATGATAAAGTTGAGAGTGTTATGGAAGCACCAAATGGAATTATTGAAATGCTCCGAGCTGATATAGGTGTGGATGTGCAGGTTACTGATCCTGTACCCGGTTCTGATGAAAGAATCATAATCATCACTTCTGAAGAG GGCCCGGATGATGATCTTTTTCCAGCTCAGGAAGCTTTGTTGCATATTCAAACTCACATTGTAGACCTTGGTCCTGACAAGGACAACATCATAACAACAAGGCTTCTTGTTCCAGCAACAGAAATTGCTTGTTTGGAGGGGAAGGATGGATCATTATCTGATATACAAAGATTCACTAATGCCAATGTACAAATCTTACCAAAAGAGGATCTTCCCCCGTGTGCATTGGAGGCTGATGAACTTGTACAG ATTGTAGGGGAGATCAGAGCAGCTCGAAATGCTCTTGTCCATGTTACTGCAAAGTTGCGGAGTTATTTGTATCGTGACATCTCTggaccaaaggatatgcttccaCCATCTATTGCTGCCCCAAGCCATGTTGGTAGCATTGGTGGGCATGAATCTGGCTCTCCTATTAAAGCTTCAACTCGTGAAACTTATCTGGGAAGTGATCCTCCCATTGCAATGTATCAAAACATGCATACTGCAACAACTGCCTGGCAACCAAAG GACACTGGAGGATGTGCAAGTGGATCATTTGAGCAGGAAGAGAGCAATGTTAATGATGAAGGGAGGCAGAGTGGTGTGAAAAG ACTCAGTGTACCGCTAATCACCAGAAGCACACTGGAAGTTATAATACCCAGACATGCAGTTCCAAGCCTGATATTGAGATCAGGAAGCAAGCTTGCTCAGATCAGTGAG ATGTCTGGGGCAACTGTCACCCTTATTGAAGATAAATCTGAATTGGCTGAAAAGGTTGTTCAAATATCAGGAAGTCCAGAGCAGGCTGAGAGAGCCCAGAGCCTGCTCCAGGGATTTATACTTAGTa CACAAGATGACATTCCTTCGAGCTAA
- the LOC105040931 gene encoding bidirectional sugar transporter SWEET4: MVSPEVIRTAVGILGNAIALGLFLSPVPTFMRIRKKGSVEEFSPFPYLATLLNCMMWVVYGLPMVHPHSILVITINGSGVIIELSFVLFFLLYSQGRKRFLVLAMLLAEIAVVGIVTLLVLTLAHTYDRRSLIVGVVCVFLCAMMYASPLSVMKMVIQTRSVEFMPLFLSLASFFNGTCWTAYALIRFDPYIIIPNALGVIFAVAQLILHVVYRKSTKEQLEAKKAAPAADMGLAEVVVVKEETSKMSNASSNGF; encoded by the exons ATGGTTTCCCCAGAAGTCATCCGGACCGCGGTCGGGATTCTAG GAAATGCCATTGCACTAGGGTTGTTCTTGTCCCCAGT GCCAACTTTCATGAGAATACGGAAGAAGGGTTCGGTGGAGGAATTCTCACCATTCCCATACCTAGCCACCCTCCTCAACTGCATGATGTGGGTGGTGTATGGGCTGCCCATGGTGCACCCCCATAGCATCCTGGTCATAACCATTAATGGGTCAGGAGTTATCATAGAGCTCTCCTTCGTGCTTTTCTTCCTCCTCTACTCCCAGGGGAGGAAGAGATTCTTGGTGCTTGCGATGCTGCTCGCTGAGATCGCCGTCGTCGGCATCGTCACCCTGCTTGTACTGACACTTGCCCACACATATGACCGTCGCTCCTTGATCGTTGGCGTTGTCTGCGTCTTCTTGTGTGCCATGATGTATGCTTCTCCCTTATCCGTCATG AAAATGGTGATTCAGACAAGGAGCGTGGAATTCATGCCTCTCTTTCTCTCGCTGGCCTCTTTCTTCAACGGCACTTGCTGGACAGCCTATGCTCTCATCCGTTTCGACCCATACATCATT ATTCCAAATGCCCTTGGAGTAATCTTTGCGGTGGCACAATTGATATTGCATGTGGTGTACCGCAAGTCCACCAAGGAACAGTTAGAGGCGAAGAAGGCGGCCCCGGCAGCAGATATGGGATTGGCCGAGGTGGTGGTGGTGAAAGAAGAGACAAGCAAGATGAGCAATGCAtcttctaatggcttctaa